Proteins from one Phycisphaeraceae bacterium genomic window:
- the rnhA gene encoding ribonuclease HI, with amino-acid sequence MKTVNPAKGAIIHPTAMGGVRKLASMLARFELYTDGACSGNPGPGGWAFILRGEGIDGEVARSGFDPQTTNNRMELLAIIEGLEALPADRGKVSVTSDSEYAVKGLREWLDGWKQKGWKTSRREPVKNDDLWKRLDALRERHEVSMHWVRGHKDHPENNRCDQMAVAEIERRASRR; translated from the coding sequence ATGAAGACTGTCAACCCGGCCAAGGGGGCGATCATCCATCCGACAGCCATGGGCGGGGTTCGTAAACTCGCCTCCATGCTGGCGCGTTTCGAGTTGTATACCGACGGAGCCTGTTCCGGGAACCCGGGGCCGGGGGGCTGGGCGTTCATTCTGCGGGGGGAGGGGATCGATGGCGAGGTCGCCCGATCGGGGTTCGACCCCCAGACCACGAACAACCGCATGGAACTGCTGGCCATCATCGAGGGGCTGGAGGCACTCCCGGCCGACCGGGGCAAGGTCTCGGTGACCTCGGACAGCGAGTACGCCGTGAAGGGGCTGCGCGAGTGGCTCGACGGTTGGAAGCAGAAAGGTTGGAAGACCAGCCGCCGCGAGCCGGTCAAGAACGACGACCTCTGGAAGAGGCTCGACGCGTTGCGCGAGCGCCACGAGGTGTCCATGCACTGGGTTCGTGGCCACAAGGACCACCCGGAGAACAACCGATGCGATCAGATGGCCGTCGCAGAAATCGAACGGCGCGCTTCGCGGCGCTGA
- the rpmF gene encoding 50S ribosomal protein L32, translating into MNPAFRTSPGRTRRRRSHHAIKAAHTVLCPQCQAPKRPHAACRGCGYVRPGLQLKVAQPEA; encoded by the coding sequence ATGAACCCAGCATTTCGAACCTCGCCTGGCCGGACCCGTCGCCGACGGTCGCACCATGCCATCAAGGCGGCCCACACCGTGCTCTGTCCCCAGTGCCAGGCACCGAAGCGGCCCCACGCGGCATGCCGCGGATGCGGCTATGTCAGGCCCGGTCTCCAGTTGAAGGTCGCCCAGCCCGAAGCGTAA
- the plsX gene encoding phosphate acyltransferase PlsX, with product MRLGVDVMGGDNAPDQILKGCFAALPLLPEEDELVLIGDGTTIRETLAERGITDRRVQVVHTSEVIGMDDSPVEAIRTKKDASIVVMARMASPKENDRLDAVVSAGNTGAMVSAAQMHMRRLPNVIRPGIAVTVPTFAGAVVLIDVGANIEPKPSHLAQYGVMGDVYARQVLGVAQPRVAIMNVGGEEQKGTDDMREARDLLRAQPDLNFVGFVEGRGVFDGEADVVITDGVVGNVMIKLAEGLSSGIFKALAREVLEIDPELASRLEPVVKSLYAKHDYHEYGGAPLLGVNGVCLISHGSSVARTITNAIVRARTFVETGVNEAMSRRLARLVEA from the coding sequence ATGCGCCTCGGCGTTGATGTCATGGGCGGGGACAACGCCCCTGACCAAATCCTCAAGGGCTGCTTCGCCGCACTTCCACTTCTTCCGGAAGAGGACGAGCTTGTTCTCATCGGCGATGGCACGACCATTCGGGAAACGCTCGCCGAGCGCGGCATCACCGATCGCCGCGTGCAGGTCGTGCACACGAGCGAGGTCATCGGCATGGATGACTCGCCGGTCGAGGCGATCCGCACCAAGAAGGACGCCTCGATCGTCGTCATGGCGCGCATGGCCAGCCCGAAGGAGAACGATCGGCTGGACGCGGTCGTCTCCGCCGGCAACACCGGCGCCATGGTCAGCGCGGCGCAGATGCACATGCGTCGCCTGCCCAATGTGATTCGACCGGGGATTGCTGTCACGGTGCCGACTTTCGCCGGGGCCGTGGTGCTGATCGATGTCGGCGCGAACATCGAGCCGAAGCCCTCGCACCTGGCACAGTACGGCGTCATGGGCGATGTCTATGCCCGCCAGGTCCTCGGCGTCGCCCAGCCTCGAGTGGCCATCATGAATGTCGGCGGCGAAGAGCAGAAGGGCACCGACGACATGCGCGAAGCGCGCGATCTGCTGCGGGCGCAGCCCGATCTCAACTTTGTCGGATTCGTCGAAGGCCGTGGCGTCTTCGACGGTGAGGCCGATGTGGTCATCACCGACGGTGTGGTCGGCAATGTCATGATCAAGCTTGCGGAAGGACTCTCCTCCGGCATCTTCAAGGCGCTCGCGCGGGAGGTCCTTGAGATCGACCCCGAGCTCGCCTCGCGTCTTGAGCCGGTGGTCAAGAGCCTCTACGCCAAGCATGACTATCACGAGTACGGCGGTGCCCCGCTGCTCGGCGTGAATGGAGTCTGCCTGATCTCGCACGGTTCGAGCGTGGCCCGGACCATCACCAACGCCATCGTCCGCGCCAGGACCTTCGTTGAAACGGGCGTCAACGAAGCCATGAGCCGACGGCTCGCACGACTGGTCGAGGCATGA
- a CDS encoding ketoacyl-ACP synthase III, protein MSAPATSRPIGVRLVATGSAVPSTELTNRDLEKILDTSDEWIFQRTGISSRRISDPTKEGTFTLARDAVRKALDAAQWDPASLDLLICASCTQEMTCPSISCRIAGEVGATGTGAFDLVAACSGFVYAINVADSLIRSGRYRRVGVVGCDAMSTVVDYTDRSVSILFGDAAGAAMLEADPDPGRGCIHQTLGADGSDWRQLYMPRRMQEVPPGEEDNPIRLGYLRMHGREVFKFAVNKFREIIEDALRSTSLTPSEVSQFICHQSNRRIIDASIEKLSLPPEKVHVNIDRYGNSSAGSVGLCLDELWRAGKIPQGQPMVLVAFGGGLTWASSVWKV, encoded by the coding sequence ATGAGCGCTCCCGCGACCTCCCGCCCCATCGGCGTTCGCCTGGTCGCCACCGGCTCGGCCGTCCCTTCAACTGAACTGACCAACAGGGATCTCGAGAAGATCCTCGACACAAGCGACGAGTGGATCTTCCAGCGCACGGGGATCTCCTCGCGTCGCATCAGCGATCCCACGAAGGAAGGCACCTTCACACTGGCGCGGGACGCCGTGCGCAAGGCGCTCGATGCGGCGCAGTGGGACCCGGCGTCGCTTGATCTCCTCATCTGCGCCAGTTGCACACAGGAGATGACCTGCCCGAGTATCTCCTGTCGCATCGCCGGAGAGGTCGGCGCAACGGGAACCGGCGCCTTCGACCTCGTCGCCGCGTGCAGCGGCTTCGTCTACGCCATCAATGTCGCCGATTCGCTGATCCGGTCAGGCCGCTATCGACGCGTGGGCGTGGTCGGCTGCGATGCGATGAGCACGGTGGTCGACTACACCGATCGCTCGGTGAGCATTCTCTTCGGTGACGCGGCGGGAGCCGCCATGCTCGAGGCCGACCCCGACCCGGGTCGAGGGTGCATTCACCAGACGCTCGGCGCGGACGGTTCTGACTGGAGACAGCTTTACATGCCGCGCCGCATGCAGGAAGTTCCGCCGGGCGAAGAGGACAATCCCATTCGCCTCGGCTACCTGCGCATGCATGGCCGGGAGGTCTTCAAGTTCGCGGTCAACAAGTTCCGCGAGATCATCGAGGACGCGCTTCGTTCGACCAGCCTGACGCCCTCCGAGGTCAGTCAGTTCATCTGTCATCAGTCCAATCGCCGCATCATCGACGCATCGATCGAGAAGCTCTCGCTGCCTCCCGAGAAGGTGCATGTCAACATCGATCGCTACGGGAACTCGAGCGCCGGCAGCGTGGGACTCTGCCTCGATGAGCTCTGGCGCGCGGGCAAGATCCCGCAGGGCCAGCCCATGGTGCTCGTCGCGTTCGGCGGCGGGCTCACCTGGGCGAGCAGTGTCTGGAAGGTGTAG
- a CDS encoding ACP S-malonyltransferase gives MSSKRIVVLCPGQGAQTVGMGHSWRQGSPAAARVFNEADAIVSALPSWSGMRSLSAFCVEGPASELDRTDVSQPALYTCGIACWHAMREDGLSEPLAAAAGLSLGEYTALAIAGAITFEDGLRLVAERGRLMQAAAERSNGGMVALIGADEAQASEVCAKAAEGEVLVSANFNAPGQVVLSGHATACDRAEKAASDMGLRASRLKVAGAFHSPLMAPAAEGLARALKDIEVRRPSCDVWSNVTGHRHDRDSPSSIKELLVSQLVSPVRWSQGCTDLVAAMAADGGAAFHELAPGSVLKGLMRRIDRSTEVITHDQHDQHDQHSQAKRTERATA, from the coding sequence ATGAGTTCGAAGCGCATCGTCGTGCTCTGTCCGGGACAGGGGGCTCAGACCGTCGGCATGGGACACTCCTGGCGTCAGGGGTCTCCGGCGGCCGCTCGCGTCTTCAACGAGGCCGATGCCATCGTCAGCGCGTTGCCGTCGTGGTCGGGCATGCGGAGCCTGAGCGCCTTCTGCGTAGAGGGGCCCGCTTCGGAACTCGACCGGACCGATGTCAGCCAGCCTGCGCTCTACACCTGCGGCATCGCCTGCTGGCATGCGATGCGCGAAGATGGCTTGAGCGAGCCTCTCGCAGCGGCCGCAGGGCTGAGCCTTGGTGAGTACACCGCCCTCGCGATCGCCGGCGCCATCACCTTCGAAGATGGCCTTCGACTGGTCGCTGAGCGCGGGCGCCTGATGCAGGCCGCCGCGGAGCGCAGTAACGGCGGCATGGTGGCGCTCATCGGCGCCGATGAGGCGCAGGCGAGCGAGGTCTGCGCGAAGGCCGCCGAAGGCGAAGTGCTCGTCAGCGCGAATTTCAATGCCCCCGGACAGGTGGTGCTCTCGGGTCATGCCACCGCGTGCGATCGCGCCGAGAAGGCGGCCTCGGACATGGGACTTCGTGCCAGCCGTCTCAAGGTGGCGGGAGCCTTCCACAGCCCGCTCATGGCCCCAGCGGCGGAGGGACTGGCCCGAGCCCTCAAAGATATCGAGGTCCGACGGCCCTCCTGCGATGTCTGGAGCAATGTCACCGGCCATCGACACGATCGGGACTCCCCCTCGTCCATCAAGGAACTCCTCGTCTCCCAGCTCGTCTCGCCGGTACGATGGAGTCAAGGGTGCACGGACCTGGTGGCCGCCATGGCGGCCGATGGCGGTGCGGCCTTCCATGAACTCGCCCCCGGCTCCGTGCTGAAGGGGCTCATGCGACGCATTGATCGGAGCACTGAGGTGATCACCCATGACCAGCATGACCAGCATGACCAGCACAGCCAAGCGAAGCGGACAGAGAGAGCCACGGCCTGA
- the fabG gene encoding 3-oxoacyl-[acyl-carrier-protein] reductase, producing the protein MDHRVAIVTGASRGIGRAIALRAVKEGRRVVGVARTLDALAPVAEEAAKGSSGGGSFHPKACDVGDGDALTSLIEGVVSEFGRLDILVNNAGITRDGLILRMSDEDWADVLRVNLTSAFVACRAATRSMMRGKFGRIVNIGSVSGIMGNAGQANYAASKAGLIGLTKSIAREFASKNVTANVIAPGFIETDMTGALGTAIRDAVLPQIPMRRFGTSQEIAATVSFLCSDEAGYMTGQVLVVDGGMAM; encoded by the coding sequence ATCGACCATCGTGTAGCTATCGTGACCGGCGCAAGCCGGGGAATCGGACGAGCCATCGCTCTTCGCGCCGTGAAGGAGGGGCGCCGTGTGGTGGGCGTCGCCCGCACACTCGACGCGCTTGCCCCCGTGGCCGAAGAGGCGGCGAAGGGCTCCTCCGGCGGTGGCTCCTTTCACCCGAAGGCATGCGATGTCGGCGACGGGGATGCGCTGACTTCGCTCATCGAAGGCGTCGTCAGCGAGTTCGGACGGCTCGACATTCTGGTGAACAACGCGGGCATCACGCGCGATGGCTTGATCCTCCGCATGAGCGACGAAGACTGGGCCGATGTCCTTCGCGTCAATCTCACGAGCGCATTCGTGGCCTGCCGCGCAGCGACTCGGTCGATGATGCGCGGCAAGTTCGGGCGGATCGTGAACATCGGCAGCGTATCGGGCATCATGGGGAACGCCGGGCAGGCGAACTACGCCGCGTCGAAGGCGGGTCTCATCGGACTCACCAAGAGCATCGCCCGGGAGTTCGCCAGCAAGAATGTCACGGCGAATGTCATCGCCCCCGGGTTCATCGAGACGGACATGACCGGGGCGCTCGGCACGGCCATCCGAGATGCCGTCCTGCCGCAGATCCCAATGCGGCGCTTCGGGACCTCGCAGGAGATCGCCGCCACGGTCTCCTTCCTTTGCTCGGACGAGGCCGGATACATGACCGGCCAGGTTCTTGTCGTCGACGGCGGAATGGCCATGTGA